In Oryza sativa Japonica Group chromosome 2, ASM3414082v1, the following are encoded in one genomic region:
- the LOC107276682 gene encoding probable protein phosphatase 2C 17 isoform X1: protein MGNSLPVESKFTFEEENDRIKYVVSSMQGWGEKMEDAHAAILNLDDTTSTSFFGVYDGHGGAEVALYCAKQFHIELCNHEDYHNDLINALDNVFLSMDENLQQSDAWRELVIPHDNGCMYFLKAGVCAKPFPQATYTGPAYEGSTACVVVIRGNQMIVGHVGDSRCVLSRQGGLAIDLSFDHKPCTRTESERERVQNAGGRSLGLRCEQVMGNYVVKEQWVLGDFGGGVTISRSIGDFAFKKNKDLDREKQMLVCDPDILADDITDDMEFLVIASQGLWSCVDSADVVSYIHDRLSVEGAELRVICEEVVEFGLASGENTTVILVQFKPGAFQYQLVDPAGFGTAVSNIASTSAAPAGASDTSDEGVDDAATARPTVMGYDADSSTGSADATVDSDEVDPNATADSYNPRGHAEIVASHTDDEVYTSGSARVESGELAVPTPSANNTVADEVKVDAAVVAGGSTTAMAADEATVVSLLSTIVDNYYSINTSEEPARRLIPLPLSQPTTRSPTAAPAPRPAASCTPAILHSILSWSKMMCDDACTAACAG, encoded by the exons ATGGGTAACAGCCTTCCTGTAGAATCGAAGTTCACTTTTGAAGAAGAGAATGACAGAATTAAGTATGTTGTGTCGTCTATGCAAGGATGGGGTGAGAAAATGGAAGATGCT CATGCAGCTATTCTAAATCTTGATGATACCACGTCCACGTCTTTCTTTGGTGTTTATGATGGCCATGGAG GAGCTGAAGTAGCATTGTATTGCGCAAAACAATTTCACATTGAGCTATGCAATCATGAAGACTATCACAACGATCTGATTAATGCACTGGACAATGTGTTTTTAAG CATGGATGAGAACCTGCAACAGTCCGATGCTTGGAGAGAGTTAGTTATTCCTCATGATAATGGATGTATGTATTTTCTCAAGGCTGGTGTCTGTGCTAAGCCTTTCCCACAG GCGACATATACTGGGCCAGCGTATGAAGGGAGCACAGCATGTGTGGTTGTCATCAGAGGTAACCAAATGATTGTTGGACATGTTGGTGATTCTCGTTGCGTACTCTCAAGACAGGGTGGCCTG GCTATTGATTTATCCTTCGATCACAAACCATGCACAAGAACTGAGTCTGAAAGAGAGAGAGTTCAAAATGCAGGAGGGAGATCTCTTGGACTTAGGTGTGAACAAGTAATGGGGAATTATGTAGTCAAGGAACAATGGGTCCTCGGTGATTTTGGGGGAGGTGTAACAATCTCAAGATCAATTG GTGACTTTGCTTTCAAGAAGAACAAAGATTTAGATCGTGAAAAACAAATGCTGGTATGTGATCCGGACATCCTCGCT GATGACATAACTGATGACATGGAGTTTCTTGTTATTGCAAGTCAAGGTCTCTG GTCTTGCGTGGACAGTGCGGACGTGGTTTCTTACATACATGACCGTTTATCGGTG GAGGGTGCAGAGCTGCGTGTCATCTGTGAGGAGGTTGTTGAGTTCGGCTTGGCATCGGGCGAGAACACTACCGTCATCCTGGTTCAGTTCAAGCCCGGCGCCTTCCAGTACCAGCTGGTGGATCCCGCTGGATTTGGCACTGCCGTCTCTAACATTGCCAGCACCAGTGCTGCGCCGGCTGGTGCCAGCGACACAAGCGACGAGGGCGTCGATGACGCTGCCACTGCCAGGCCCACCGTTATGGGCTACGACGCGGACTCCAGCACCGGCAGCGCCGATGCCACGGTCGACAGCGACGAGGTCGATCCCAACGCCACGGCTGACAGCTACAATCCCAGGGGGCACGCTGAGATCGTTGCCAGCCACACCGACGACGAGGTCTACACCAGCGGCAGTGCCAGGGTTGAGAGCGGCGAGCTCGCCGTCCCCACTCCCAGCGCCAACAACACCGTCGCGGATGAGGTCAAGGTCGACGCcgctgtcgtcgccggcggcagtACCACCGCCATGGCTGCTGACGAAGCCACCGTGGTGTCGTTGTTGTCGACCATCGTGGATAACTACTACTCCATTAACACCAGCGAGGAGCCAGCGAGGAGGTTGATCCCACTGCCACTGTCGCAGCCGACGACAAGGTCACCAACGGCAGCACCAGCGCCACGGCCGGCAGCAAGCTGCACACCAGCGATTCTTCACTCAATTTTGTCCTGGTCGAAGATGATGTGTGATGATGCGTGCACCGCTGCATGCGCAGGATGA
- the LOC107276682 gene encoding probable protein phosphatase 2C 17 isoform X2: protein MGNSLPVESKFTFEEENDRIKYVVSSMQGWGEKMEDAHAAILNLDDTTSTSFFGVYDGHGGAEVALYCAKQFHIELCNHEDYHNDLINALDNVFLSMDENLQQSDAWRELVIPHDNGCMYFLKAGVCAKPFPQATYTGPAYEGSTACVVVIRGNQMIVGHVGDSRCVLSRQGGLAIDLSFDHKPCTRTESERERVQNAGGRSLGLRCEQVMGNYVVKEQWVLGDFGGGVTISRSIGDFAFKKNKDLDREKQMLDDITDDMEFLVIASQGLWSCVDSADVVSYIHDRLSVEGAELRVICEEVVEFGLASGENTTVILVQFKPGAFQYQLVDPAGFGTAVSNIASTSAAPAGASDTSDEGVDDAATARPTVMGYDADSSTGSADATVDSDEVDPNATADSYNPRGHAEIVASHTDDEVYTSGSARVESGELAVPTPSANNTVADEVKVDAAVVAGGSTTAMAADEATVVSLLSTIVDNYYSINTSEEPARRLIPLPLSQPTTRSPTAAPAPRPAASCTPAILHSILSWSKMMCDDACTAACAG from the exons ATGGGTAACAGCCTTCCTGTAGAATCGAAGTTCACTTTTGAAGAAGAGAATGACAGAATTAAGTATGTTGTGTCGTCTATGCAAGGATGGGGTGAGAAAATGGAAGATGCT CATGCAGCTATTCTAAATCTTGATGATACCACGTCCACGTCTTTCTTTGGTGTTTATGATGGCCATGGAG GAGCTGAAGTAGCATTGTATTGCGCAAAACAATTTCACATTGAGCTATGCAATCATGAAGACTATCACAACGATCTGATTAATGCACTGGACAATGTGTTTTTAAG CATGGATGAGAACCTGCAACAGTCCGATGCTTGGAGAGAGTTAGTTATTCCTCATGATAATGGATGTATGTATTTTCTCAAGGCTGGTGTCTGTGCTAAGCCTTTCCCACAG GCGACATATACTGGGCCAGCGTATGAAGGGAGCACAGCATGTGTGGTTGTCATCAGAGGTAACCAAATGATTGTTGGACATGTTGGTGATTCTCGTTGCGTACTCTCAAGACAGGGTGGCCTG GCTATTGATTTATCCTTCGATCACAAACCATGCACAAGAACTGAGTCTGAAAGAGAGAGAGTTCAAAATGCAGGAGGGAGATCTCTTGGACTTAGGTGTGAACAAGTAATGGGGAATTATGTAGTCAAGGAACAATGGGTCCTCGGTGATTTTGGGGGAGGTGTAACAATCTCAAGATCAATTG GTGACTTTGCTTTCAAGAAGAACAAAGATTTAGATCGTGAAAAACAAATGCTG GATGACATAACTGATGACATGGAGTTTCTTGTTATTGCAAGTCAAGGTCTCTG GTCTTGCGTGGACAGTGCGGACGTGGTTTCTTACATACATGACCGTTTATCGGTG GAGGGTGCAGAGCTGCGTGTCATCTGTGAGGAGGTTGTTGAGTTCGGCTTGGCATCGGGCGAGAACACTACCGTCATCCTGGTTCAGTTCAAGCCCGGCGCCTTCCAGTACCAGCTGGTGGATCCCGCTGGATTTGGCACTGCCGTCTCTAACATTGCCAGCACCAGTGCTGCGCCGGCTGGTGCCAGCGACACAAGCGACGAGGGCGTCGATGACGCTGCCACTGCCAGGCCCACCGTTATGGGCTACGACGCGGACTCCAGCACCGGCAGCGCCGATGCCACGGTCGACAGCGACGAGGTCGATCCCAACGCCACGGCTGACAGCTACAATCCCAGGGGGCACGCTGAGATCGTTGCCAGCCACACCGACGACGAGGTCTACACCAGCGGCAGTGCCAGGGTTGAGAGCGGCGAGCTCGCCGTCCCCACTCCCAGCGCCAACAACACCGTCGCGGATGAGGTCAAGGTCGACGCcgctgtcgtcgccggcggcagtACCACCGCCATGGCTGCTGACGAAGCCACCGTGGTGTCGTTGTTGTCGACCATCGTGGATAACTACTACTCCATTAACACCAGCGAGGAGCCAGCGAGGAGGTTGATCCCACTGCCACTGTCGCAGCCGACGACAAGGTCACCAACGGCAGCACCAGCGCCACGGCCGGCAGCAAGCTGCACACCAGCGATTCTTCACTCAATTTTGTCCTGGTCGAAGATGATGTGTGATGATGCGTGCACCGCTGCATGCGCAGGATGA
- the LOC107276682 gene encoding probable protein phosphatase 2C 17 isoform X3, with protein sequence MIVGHVGDSRCVLSRQGGLAIDLSFDHKPCTRTESERERVQNAGGRSLGLRCEQVMGNYVVKEQWVLGDFGGGVTISRSIGDFAFKKNKDLDREKQMLVCDPDILADDITDDMEFLVIASQGLWSCVDSADVVSYIHDRLSVEGAELRVICEEVVEFGLASGENTTVILVQFKPGAFQYQLVDPAGFGTAVSNIASTSAAPAGASDTSDEGVDDAATARPTVMGYDADSSTGSADATVDSDEVDPNATADSYNPRGHAEIVASHTDDEVYTSGSARVESGELAVPTPSANNTVADEVKVDAAVVAGGSTTAMAADEATVVSLLSTIVDNYYSINTSEEPARRLIPLPLSQPTTRSPTAAPAPRPAASCTPAILHSILSWSKMMCDDACTAACAG encoded by the exons ATGATTGTTGGACATGTTGGTGATTCTCGTTGCGTACTCTCAAGACAGGGTGGCCTG GCTATTGATTTATCCTTCGATCACAAACCATGCACAAGAACTGAGTCTGAAAGAGAGAGAGTTCAAAATGCAGGAGGGAGATCTCTTGGACTTAGGTGTGAACAAGTAATGGGGAATTATGTAGTCAAGGAACAATGGGTCCTCGGTGATTTTGGGGGAGGTGTAACAATCTCAAGATCAATTG GTGACTTTGCTTTCAAGAAGAACAAAGATTTAGATCGTGAAAAACAAATGCTGGTATGTGATCCGGACATCCTCGCT GATGACATAACTGATGACATGGAGTTTCTTGTTATTGCAAGTCAAGGTCTCTG GTCTTGCGTGGACAGTGCGGACGTGGTTTCTTACATACATGACCGTTTATCGGTG GAGGGTGCAGAGCTGCGTGTCATCTGTGAGGAGGTTGTTGAGTTCGGCTTGGCATCGGGCGAGAACACTACCGTCATCCTGGTTCAGTTCAAGCCCGGCGCCTTCCAGTACCAGCTGGTGGATCCCGCTGGATTTGGCACTGCCGTCTCTAACATTGCCAGCACCAGTGCTGCGCCGGCTGGTGCCAGCGACACAAGCGACGAGGGCGTCGATGACGCTGCCACTGCCAGGCCCACCGTTATGGGCTACGACGCGGACTCCAGCACCGGCAGCGCCGATGCCACGGTCGACAGCGACGAGGTCGATCCCAACGCCACGGCTGACAGCTACAATCCCAGGGGGCACGCTGAGATCGTTGCCAGCCACACCGACGACGAGGTCTACACCAGCGGCAGTGCCAGGGTTGAGAGCGGCGAGCTCGCCGTCCCCACTCCCAGCGCCAACAACACCGTCGCGGATGAGGTCAAGGTCGACGCcgctgtcgtcgccggcggcagtACCACCGCCATGGCTGCTGACGAAGCCACCGTGGTGTCGTTGTTGTCGACCATCGTGGATAACTACTACTCCATTAACACCAGCGAGGAGCCAGCGAGGAGGTTGATCCCACTGCCACTGTCGCAGCCGACGACAAGGTCACCAACGGCAGCACCAGCGCCACGGCCGGCAGCAAGCTGCACACCAGCGATTCTTCACTCAATTTTGTCCTGGTCGAAGATGATGTGTGATGATGCGTGCACCGCTGCATGCGCAGGATGA